Below is a window of Armatimonadota bacterium DNA.
CCGCTCGTAGTCCCGCAGGTAGGTCCGGTTGGTGGTTCCCACCTCCACCAGGACGGCGCCGCTCTGGGCCATCACGTCGGGCATGCGGAACGATCCGCCGATTTCCACCAGCTCGCCCCGGGAGACGATGACGTGCCGGCCGGCAGCCAGCGCGGTCAGGGCCAGCAGGACCGCCGCCGCGTTGTTGTTGACGGCCAGGGCGGCCTCGGCGCCGGTCAGGTCGCGCAGCAGGGGCTCCACGTGGTAATGCCGGCTGCCCCGGCCGCCGCTGTCGGGGTCGACCTCCAGGGTGCTGTAGCCGGACAGGACCTCCAGGACGGCGGCCCGCGCGGCCTCCGGCAGGGGCGCCCGGCCCAGGTTCGTGTGGAGGATCACCCCCGTGGCGTTCACGGCCCGCCTCAGGGTGAGGGCCGTCCGCCGCGCCGCCTGCGCCTGCACCTCGGCGGCCAGCGCGGGCAGGCTCATGTCCACCGGTTCCCCCCGCCGGGCGCGGGCGCGGATGTCTTCGACCACGTCCCGGGCGCAGGATACCACCACCGCCCGCGGAAGCCTCCCGCCGGCTGTCCGCTCCACCTCCTGGACCAGGCGTTCGACCGAGGGGATCTGGCGCAGGTCCGGCATCACGGTTCGCCCCCGAGAGCCCTGCCGGGCTGCCCGCTCCCTGACGGACCCACCTACCGGATCAGCGCGCCCAGGGCTGCCCCGACCGCCAGGACGACGGCGGTGACGATCACCAGGCGGCGCACGTCGGACCGCACCCGGGCCATCAGCTCCTCGTCGGTGAGCGGGCTGGGTCCGGCGGGGCCGGCGGACCGCAGGCGCCTGCCGCAGTTCCGGCAGACGATCTTGCCGGGCGGGTTGTCCGTACCGCAGTGGGCACACTTCACGGATCTTCCTCCTCCGACCTCAGGGGCCGGCTTCCTCCGCTTCCGCCGGCGGCGGGCCAGCCGGCAGCCGACCCCGGGCGCGCTCCCGCAGCCTCTCCACCGCCTCCCGGGGCACGTACTGGCTGCCGGGCGGGGTGCGGGTGGCCAGATCCCCTCCGTGAAAGTCCGTCCCTCCGGTGACCAGCAGCCCCAGCTCCGCCGCCAGGGCGAGGTAGTGCTCCACCATCGCGGGTGTGTGGTCGGGGTAGTACACCTCCAGCCCTTCCAGCCCCTCCCGCGCCAGGGTCCGGATGAGGTCGTCGCCCACGCCCCAGCCCGGGTGGGCGAGGACGGGGATGCCGCCGGCCCGGCGGACGACCCGGACCGCCTCCTGGGGGCTGACCGACACCCGCTCCACGTAGGCCGGACCGGACCGGCCGATGTACTTCTGGAACGCCTCCTCGGTGGTGGCCACCACGCCGGCTTCCACCAGCGCCCGCGCCACATGGGGGCGGCCGACGGCCCCGCCGGCGAGCGCCCGCACCCGGGCGAAGTCCAGCGGGATGCCCAGGGCGTGGAGCTTCTCCACCATGCGCTCCGCCCGCCGCTCCCGGCCGTCGCGGAGGCGGCGGAGGAACTCCTGGAACCACGCCTCGTGGTGGTGCACAAAGTACCCCAGGACGTGGACGTCGCCGGCGTCGGTGTCGGTGTTGATCTCCACCGCCGGAATGACCTCCACCCCCAGACGGGCACCGGCCGCGCGGGCGGGATCCACGCCATCGGTGGTGTCGTGGTCGGCCACCGCCAGCACCTCGACCCCGTGCTGCCGGGCCAGGGCCACCAGGTCGGCGGGAGGGAGCAGTCCGTCGGAGGCGGTGGTGTGGGTGTGCAGGTCAATCCGCATCGCCGGACTCCACCTCGGCCACCCGGAGGATCTGCCGCGCCCGCCCCGTGGCCTCGTCCACCTCCACCGCCACCGCGTTGAGCTGGGCGGGGCCTCCGGCCACCTCGAAGCGCACCGGCAGCTGGGTGAGGAATCGTTCCAGGATCCGCGACCGGTCCATGCCGATGATGCCATCCCGAGGTCCGGTCATGCCCACGTCGGTGATGTAGGCCGTGCCTCCCGGCAGGATCCTCTCGTCGGCGGTCTGGACGTGGGTGTGGGTCCCCAGGACGGCGCTGACCTGCCCGTCCAGGTACCAGGCCAGGGCCTGTTTTTCGCTGGTGGCCTCGGCGTGGAAGTCCACCACGATGACGGGGGTGCGCTCCCGCAGGCGGTCCACCTCGGCCCGGGCGACGCGGAAGGGGTCGTCCAGCTCGCCCATGAACACCCGGCCCATCAGGTTGACCACCCCCACCGCCCGCCCCGCGCGCGTCCCGACCAGCGCGCTTCCCCGCCCGGGCACTCCCGGAGGGTAGTTGGCGGGGCGCAGGATGCGGGGGTCGCTGTCCAGCAGCTCGTAGGCCTCCCGGATCTGCCAGGTGTGATTGCCGCCGGTGATGACGTCCACGCCGGCGGCGAACAGCTCGTCGGCCACCGCGGCGTTGATCCCGCTGCCGCCCGCGGCATTCTCGCCGTTGGCGATGACCAGGTCCGCGCCGTGCTGGCGGCGCAGCGCGGGCAGCCGGGCCGCCAGAATCCGCCGCCCCGGGCGGCCGTGGACGTCTCCCACGAAGAGGATGCGCATCGCGCGAGACGTCAGGGACGGGGGATCAGGCGCGTGCGCCTGACCCCCCATCCCCGATCCCCGATCCCGGCGCCGGACCCCATCAGCGCGCGTACTCCACCACGCGCGTTTCCCGCAGCACGGTCACCTTGATCTGGCCCGGATACTCCATCTCCTCCTCGATTTTCCGGGCCACGTCCCGCGCCAGCGCCTGGGCGCCCAGGTCGTCCACCTCGTTGGGGCGCACGATCACCCGCACCTCGCGGCCGGCCTGGATGGCATAGGCCTTGTCCACCCCCGGGAAGGAGGCAGCGATGCGCTCCAGGCTCTCCAGACGCTTGACGTACATCTCGGCGGTTTCCTTGCGGGCCCCGGGCCGGCTGGCCGAGATGGCGTCGGCGGCGGCCACCAGGATGGCCTCCAGGCAGCGGGCTTCCTCGTCGCCGTGGTGGTAGCTGATGGCGTTGAGGACCTCCGGGGGCTCGTGGTAGCGCCGGCAGATGTCCACGCCGATGGCGCTGTGGGTCCCCTCCACCTCGTGGGTGAGGGCCTTGCCGATGTCGTGCAGCAGCCCGGCGCGTCGGGCCAGCTGGGCGTTGGCGCCCAGCAGGTCGGCCATCAGCCCGGCCAGCAGCGCCACCTCCACGGAGTGCTGGAGCAGGTTCTGGCCGTAGGAGTATCGGAACCGCAGGCGGCCCAGCAGTTTGATCTCCTCCGGGTGCAGGCCGTGCACTCCCGCCTCAAAGGCGGCCCGCTCCCCCTCCTCCCGGATCCGCTGGTCCAGCTCCCGCTGGGACTTCTCCACCACCTCCTCGATACGGGCGGGGTGGATCCGGCCGTCGGCGATGAGCTTCTCCAGGGCGATCTTGGCGATCTCGCGGCGGATCGGGTCGAAGGACGAGAGGGTCACCGCCTCGGGGGTGTCGTCGATGATGAAGTCGACGCCCGTCAGCCCTTCCAGGGTGCGGATGTTCCGCCCCTCCCGGCCGATGATGCGCCCCTTGAGGTCATCGTTGGGCAGCGGCACCACCGACACGGTCACCTCTGCCGTGTGGTCGGCGGCGCACCGCTGGATGGCCAGGGCGATGATCTCCCGGGCGCGCCGGTCCGCCTCCTCCCGGGCTTCGGTCTCGATCTTCTTGATGATCTTGAGGGCGTCGGAGCGCGCCTGCTCCTCCACCTGGCGCAGCAACTGCTCCCGCGCCTGGTCGGCCGTCAGGCCCGACAGGCGCTCCAGCTCCTGCTGGTGGCGGGCCAGCAGCGCCGCCGCTTCCTCGCGGGCCCGGGCGATCTCCTGCTCTCGGGCGGCAAGTGCCTTCTGCTGCTGTTCGAGGGCCTCCGACTTCCGCTCCAGGGATTCTTCGCGCTGTTCCAGCCGTCGCTCAAGACGCTGAAGCTCGGCCCGCTGCTCGCGGATCTCGCGCTCCGCCTCGCGCTTGATGCGGAACGCCTCGTCCTTGGCCTCAACGATAACCTCCCGCTTCTTCGCCTCGGCCTCTTTGCTGGCCTGCTCGATGATCCGACGGGCGGCCTCTTCGGCCGATCGAATCCGCGCCTCGGCGACGTACCTGCGCAGCAGATATCCCAGGAGGAACCCCACGAACCCCGCCAGAGCGATGTACAGCACGGGGGACGATGCGATGGCGGGTCACCTCCTCTGGGATTGTCGATGTACGTCGCGCGCGCCTCTCACCTCGTTGGGCGATGTCTAGCGCACTGCCGTACAGGTTATTGTAGCCCCGCGCAAAAAAGGGTGTCAATTCGCGGGCTTGCCTCGCCCGAGGGGCGCCGCTACCCGTCCAGAGGCTGCTCCCACAGGGGACCCACCGCCGCCGGGGCCGGCTCGGCCGCGGGGGCAGCCGCCCCCGACCGAGGAGGCAGGACCAGCAGGCGGTCGGCCACCGCGTCGAAGTGCCGCGTACAGGTGAACAGGACGACCTGGTAGGAGGCGGCCAGGGTGCGCAGCAGCCGCGCCGCCAGCGCCCGGCGCTCTTCGTCGAACGTGATGAAGGGATCATCAAACAGCAGTGGCGGCCGCCGTCCCCCCGCCAGCACGTCCACCAGGGCCAGTCGGGCGGCCAGGTAGACCAGGTCCACCGTCCCCCGGCTGAGGGCGGGCTCCCGGGCCTCCACC
It encodes the following:
- a CDS encoding PHP domain-containing protein; the encoded protein is MRIDLHTHTTASDGLLPPADLVALARQHGVEVLAVADHDTTDGVDPARAAGARLGVEVIPAVEINTDTDAGDVHVLGYFVHHHEAWFQEFLRRLRDGRERRAERMVEKLHALGIPLDFARVRALAGGAVGRPHVARALVEAGVVATTEEAFQKYIGRSGPAYVERVSVSPQEAVRVVRRAGGIPVLAHPGWGVGDDLIRTLAREGLEGLEVYYPDHTPAMVEHYLALAAELGLLVTGGTDFHGGDLATRTPPGSQYVPREAVERLRERARGRLPAGPPPAEAEEAGP
- a CDS encoding TIGR00282 family metallophosphoesterase, whose protein sequence is MRILFVGDVHGRPGRRILAARLPALRRQHGADLVIANGENAAGGSGINAAVADELFAAGVDVITGGNHTWQIREAYELLDSDPRILRPANYPPGVPGRGSALVGTRAGRAVGVVNLMGRVFMGELDDPFRVARAEVDRLRERTPVIVVDFHAEATSEKQALAWYLDGQVSAVLGTHTHVQTADERILPGGTAYITDVGMTGPRDGIIGMDRSRILERFLTQLPVRFEVAGGPAQLNAVAVEVDEATGRARQILRVAEVESGDAD
- the rny gene encoding ribonuclease Y, which gives rise to MLYIALAGFVGFLLGYLLRRYVAEARIRSAEEAARRIIEQASKEAEAKKREVIVEAKDEAFRIKREAEREIREQRAELQRLERRLEQREESLERKSEALEQQQKALAAREQEIARAREEAAALLARHQQELERLSGLTADQAREQLLRQVEEQARSDALKIIKKIETEAREEADRRAREIIALAIQRCAADHTAEVTVSVVPLPNDDLKGRIIGREGRNIRTLEGLTGVDFIIDDTPEAVTLSSFDPIRREIAKIALEKLIADGRIHPARIEEVVEKSQRELDQRIREEGERAAFEAGVHGLHPEEIKLLGRLRFRYSYGQNLLQHSVEVALLAGLMADLLGANAQLARRAGLLHDIGKALTHEVEGTHSAIGVDICRRYHEPPEVLNAISYHHGDEEARCLEAILVAAADAISASRPGARKETAEMYVKRLESLERIAASFPGVDKAYAIQAGREVRVIVRPNEVDDLGAQALARDVARKIEEEMEYPGQIKVTVLRETRVVEYAR